Part of the Candidatus Acidulodesulfobacterium acidiphilum genome is shown below.
AATTAATATGAAATGTGAATTTAATATAAATCTGAATATTTCTATGCAAAATTAAAATTATCCTACCGATCATTCATGTCAACCTTTTCGCATCCTTCCATTATAGCGCTTTCAATAAGTTTTAAATCATCCGAAGAAATTGACCCTCTGAATTTGGAGAGTATATCTCCCTTCACGCCTTTGGGAGATAACGAATTTGCAAAATCCAGAACGCGAAGCTGCATATCGTACGGTAGTTGAGTCATCTGGATTAATATATTTTCCTTTATATGATCATTCGCCATATGCGATCGCCTTTTATATTTTGCATTAAAAATTATATGTTGATATTATTATTTTATCAGCTTTTTAAATAAATTCCAAACTATAGAAAATTTTTTAAAGTATATACTAAAATGAAATTTTTCTAAAAATCATATATCCCGACAAAAGATTTAAAAAAATAATGGGAGACAAAAAAACAAGAAAAACAATAAGTAGTAATTATATAGACGAGGAAGAAAAAGAAATTATAGAATCCTTAAAGGATTTAGATTTAAAATCCATAAAAAATGACACGAAAAATATAAACAAGCTTAAGAATGCCGCAAAAGATTATATAAAAAACAAGATAAGACTATAACTCTTAGAATTTCTTCGGAAGATTTGGAGAAAATAAAAGTTATTGCTTCAAAAAAGGGACTAAAATATCAAACTTTCATTAAAAGTATTATTCACAGTTTCCTGGTATAAGAAAATAAATAAATCTGTCCCCTTTTTGCTTCTTCATCCTTCAAACCGCGTTCAATTTTTTGTATCACATATAAATTATACTTTTCGTGCGGTAGTTTATCCGCCTGGTTTAATATATTTTCCTTGATACGGGCATTTGCCATGTTAGTATAATTTTAATTCCTTTATAAAATTAAAATCTTTTTTGTTGTAAGTAAATAAAGGTATTTTATAATAAAGGGATGTGGCGCCGATTAAGGCATCGGGTATTTTAAGGCTGTGGCTTTTGGAATAAATTTCTATTAAATTTAAGGATATATCAGTAATTTCTTCATTTAGTTTTAAAATCTCAAAGGCTGAAAGGAATTTTTTAATAAGAATAAGCTCTTTTTTGCTTTTAGCCCCGAAATAGAGTTCCATCAAAGTGATGGCGCTTAAGGCAATATTTTTGGGCAGGATATCGTTTTCCAATATGTTTTTTGTAGAAACGTTTCCTTTGAAGAATTCTATCATTACATCGGTATCGCATAATACCACTTTAAAAACCCCACGCCTTTTCCCTGATTTCTTCTTTCGTAATAGCCCTTTTTTTCCATAATCCGAACATTTGGTTCATATCGAATGTTTTTTTCTTTTTCTCTATATTTTCGATATCTTTAATTTTTATATAAGGATTCTGGTTTAAAAAGTTTATGACGGTTTTTGCTTTTTCGATATCTTTTATTTCTAGTACTATCTTCATTATTTAAATCTCCTGTTTGTATTTATAATTCTCTAATTCTTTTTATATCTTATATTAAAAATTATGTGTATTATATTATTATTTTATCAGCTTTTTAAATAAATTCCAAACTATAAAAAATTTTCTATAGGATATGCTAAATACCTTATGCCTTGCTCGGTTTCTTAATCCCGAACTTTTTTGCCAGGAAGCTGATAAACTGTTTCGTATTTCCGATAGTCTTAGCCGCTTTTGTCATATTATAATCGTTCTCCTTAAGAATTTCTTCTACGCGCTCTTTAGTCCATTCTGTCTTTTTGCCAGGTTTTGAAGCCTTATAGATGTCGTTCCAATTTTTGACAAATAAGTAGGGTTCTTTTGGATTGTCGTTTCTTCCGAGCAGTCCTTCTTTTAAAAAAATATCTATGGCATTTAACGCAAATTTCCGTTCTTCTTCCACGTCTTTAGAATCATCTATTTTAACAAAATATGCAACGGATGTCGGAAACATATGATTGCCTATATCGAAAGGGTTGAGTTCTTTATGTCTTGCTTTATTGGATTTCATCTGCAGTCTTCCCTCATTTTCAAATTTTGCGGTAAATAACAGCAGCTTAATCCATGACGCAATTAATCTGTCTTTTTCGGGATATTTATCTAAAGCTTTTATTTCCGGCAACAAATAAAAGTTTAATGGTAGTTTTATATATTTCGGGGTATCTATATCAACGCCTTGGTCTTCTAATGTTTCTTGTATATCGTCCATAATTGTCAATTATATAGAATAAAATTCAGCGTGTCAATTAGTCAATTATTTTTTTACTTGACATTAAATAAATTTGATATATAATAATTGTAAAGTAATTATATAATTGACTAAATTATGGATAAAGATATTTTAATTATAAACGAAGCCGCCGCATTTTTAAGGGTTTCTGCTACTACTTTAAGGCGCTACATAGCTTCAAGGCAGATAACTTTCTACAAACTTCAAGGAAAATCCTATTTAGAGAAGCCGATTTAGAGAAGTTTTTAGCTTCAAAAAAGGTTGAAAGTTTCGATGAATTTAGAAATAAAAATATTTTGTGAATTTAAATTTATATATTTTTACTGCAGATAACCCCGTTCGCTCATTCAAAAGCGAAAATATTCAATATTGATGATTCTATTGCTATGCAGCAGGGTAGAAAAAAGTCATCCGGAAGA
Proteins encoded:
- a CDS encoding type II toxin-antitoxin system VapC family toxin, which translates into the protein MVLCDTDVMIEFFKGNVSTKNILENDILPKNIALSAITLMELYFGAKSKKELILIKKFLSAFEILKLNEEITDISLNLIEIYSKSHSLKIPDALIGATSLYYKIPLFTYNKKDFNFIKELKLY
- a CDS encoding DNA-binding protein; this encodes MDKDILIINEAAAFLRVSATTLRRYIASRQITFYKLQGKSYLEKPI